The Argiope bruennichi chromosome 9, qqArgBrue1.1, whole genome shotgun sequence genome contains a region encoding:
- the LOC129983880 gene encoding adenylosuccinate synthetase-like, which produces MNVNGHSNPKKLKTEMPSKVTVVLGAQWGDEGKGKVVDMLASGMDIVCRCQGGNNAGHTVVVEGNEYDLHILPSGVVHKKCISLIGNGVVINLPQFFEELKKNEDKGLADLEGRVFISDRAHIVFDFHQTVDGLQELEKGNKSIGTTKKGIGPTYSSKASRSGIRLADLLGDFSVFEEKFRNLLRSYMNQHSSLNVDIEQEVKKYKEYASAIAPFVTDTVTYIHEALANGKRILVEGANAALLDIDFGTYPYVTSSNCTVGGACTGLGIPPTVIGEIYGVVKAYSTRVGDGPFPTELMDGLGEILQTRGHEIGVTTKRKRRCGWLDVVLLRYSNMINGYTAVAVTKLDILDTFAEIKIGVAYRLNNKRLLTPPSCASELQKVEVEYIALPGWNSCTEKVRKFSDLPENAKKYISTIEELAGVKVKWIGVGKDRSSMIEVF; this is translated from the exons ATGAATGTAAATGGTCATTCGAATCCTAAAAAGTTGAAGACAGAGATGCCTTCTAAAGTCACTGTCGTATTGGGGGCCCAATGGGGCGATGAAGGAAAAGGCAAAGTTGTGGACATGCTTGCATCTGGAATGGATATAGTTTGCAGGTGTCAA ggTGGTAATAATGCAGGCCATACTGTTGTAGTTGAAGGTAATGAATATGATCTTCACATTTTGCCAAGTGGGGTTGTacacaaaaaatgcatttcactTATTG GCAATGGTGTAGTCATCAATTTACCCCAGTTCTTTGAAGAACTAAAGAAGAATGAAGATAAAGGGTTGGCTGACCTTGAAGGCCGAGTTTTCATCTCAGATAGAGCGCACATAG taTTTGATTTTCATCAAACTGTAGATGGTCTTCAAGAACTGGAGAAAGGAAATAAAAG tATTGGGACCACTAAGAAGGGTATTGGACCCACCTATTCTTCAAAA GCCAGTCGTAGCGGCATACGCCTGGCTGATCTTCTCGGGGACTTCTCAGTCTTTGAGGAAAA GTTCAGAAATCTCTTGAGAAGCTATATGAATCAGCATTCTAGTTTAAATGTTGACATTGAACAGGaagttaagaaatataaa GAATATGCTTCTGCTATTGCCCCATTTGTGACTGACACCGTTACTTACATTCATGAAGCTCTTGCCAATGGGAAAAGGATATTGGTTGAAGGTGCTAATGCAGCCCTTTTGGACATTGACTTTG GTACCTACCCTTATGTAACATCATCCAACTGCACAGTTGGAGGTGCTTGCACGGGCTTGGGAATTCCACCAACAGTTATAGGAGAAATATATGGTGTTGTAAAAGCATATTCTACTAGAGTGGGTGATGGACCATTTCCTACAGAGCTTATGGat GGTTTGGGAGAAATTTTACAAACCAGAGGACATGAAATCGGTGTGACAACAAAAAGAAAGCGCCGGTGTGGATGGCTAGATGTTGTTCTACTTCGCTATTCTAATATGATCAATGGATATACTGC AGTTGCGGTTACTAAGCTCGATATTTTGGACacatttgcagaaataaaaataggaGTGGCTTACCGTTTAAATAATAAGAGGTTGCTTACACCTCCtt CTTGTGCGTCTGAACTTCAAAAGGTTGAAGTTGAGTACATTGCTTTGCCTGGATGGAACAGTTGCACTGAGAAAGTGAGAAAATTTTCCGATCTTCctgaaaatgcaaagaaatatatatcaacAATAGAAGAATTAGCTGGGGTTAAAG tgaAATGGATTGGTGTTGGTAAAGATCGTTCATCGATGATAGAAGTTTTCTGA
- the LOC129983920 gene encoding putative methyltransferase DDB_G0268948, with protein MESESVGIMSDKSKQFGEQYDANVYSSYRKDTPVELIEKIIDFLKEKVPEPLETAVDVGCGNGQSTVILAPYFKQVHGSDVSEAQIEQAKANRSLPNVTYAAGPAEKLPFCDGSVQLLTAATALHWFDLDTFLPEARRVLCVNGVMAVYGYLNMKPLFENPTRAKEVDELFDKYCKVLEPHHVMSKVSILQNRYKDVKFPFEEVNRCPDVRCCFEGKLPDVVNYVSTWSGYQNFKKVDNKGAEELLDYFRKRLYEIGATCSVSPEDSVTLYRDFQLILCRKTKDGSFAR; from the exons ATGGAATCGGAATCTGTTGGAATCATGTCGGACAAAAGCAAGCAATTCGGCGAACAATATGACGCAAACGTGTACTCTTCTTACCGAAAGGATACGCCTGTCGAACTGATCGAgaaaatcatagattttttaaaggaaaag GTGCCGGAACCTCTGGAGACAGCCGTGGACGTTGGCTGCGGGAATGGCCAGAGTACCGTCATCCTCGCCCCCTACTTCAAACAAGTGCATGGATCCGACGTCAGTGAGGCGCAGATAGAACAGGCAAAAGCGAACAGATCACTTCCCAACGTCACATACGC AGCAGGCCCGGCGGAGAAACTGCCTTTCTGTGACGGCTCCGTGCAGCTGCTGACGGCTGCTACTGCCCTCCACTGGTTCGATCTGGACACGTTTCTGCCAGAGGCCAGGCGAGTGTTGTGCGTGAACGGCGTCATGGCCGTCTACGGATATCTGAACATGAAGCCACTTTTTGAGAACCCGACAAGAGCCAAGGAAGTCGATGAACTTTTTGATAAG TATTGCAAGGTGCTGGAGCCTCATCATGTTATGTCTAAAGTATCGATTCTGCAAAACAGGTACAAAGATGTCAAATTTCCCTTTGAAGAAGTCAACAG gtgTCCGGACGTCCGCTGTTGTTTCGAGGGCAAGTTACCGGATGTCGTGAACTACGTGAGCACATGGTCCGggtatcaaaatttcaagaaagtCGACAACAAAGGGGCTGAAGAATTGCTCGATTATTTCAGAAAGAG ATTATATGAGATCGGAGCTACTTGCAGTGTTTCTCCAGAAGATTCCGTTACCTTATACCGGGACTTTCAACTTATTCTTTGCCGGAAAACCAAAGATGGATCGTTTGCGCGATAA